Sequence from the Fictibacillus arsenicus genome:
TTTGCTGCTTCATAATATCTACCATTTTGCTGCAAACACTCATGGATACGATATTGCCCATAGCTATATTTCTTAGAAAATTATTGATTTCCTTTGCTGTTATTAAATTTGATTCATTATGTTTCCTCGATGGTTTAATTTGAAGTTTATGACGAAATTGGGTTGTCTTAAAGCCCCAAATTGTCATGTACAGCTGAATGTTCTCAACTCCTATCAAATCGATTAAAAGGTTTGTAGCTGTATTATCACTTTCAATGATCATCAGTACCACAAGATCATGAATCGTCCATTCCATACCTGGTGATAAATTCTTCAAAATACCGTCACCTGAAACAATATCTTCTGATCGTATTTGAATTTTATCAGATAATGAACGTTTCCCTTCAGCCACTTGAGCAAACACCGCTGACATGATGGGTAATTTAATGATGCTAGCCGCATAGAATTCCTCATTCTGATTATGTGAAAACTCTTCTTCTGTTTCGAAGTGATAAATCGAAACCCCATATACTCCTTTTCCAGAAGAAATCAAATGCAAAAGATCATTCTCTATCAATTTCAGCATATCCGCTTACCTTCTTTCTTTAATAATGAAATGTGTTTATTTACCTATGATTAAATTACTTAATTCGTCGCATTTACAATGAAAGTTTTTAAAAATAGACTGATAGCGTTAAGTAACTTAAGTGGTAAAGGAGCGAAAAAAATGAAAAAGCAAATATGTATAGTCGGAAGCGGTACATCGGGTTTGCAGCTTGCTTACGCACTTAAAGAAGATTTCGTTGTTACAGTCATTCACGCTAGCTCTGCGGAAAAAATCCGTTCAGGACGTGTCATGTCTACTCAAGTACATTTTGGTACAACACGAGCACGGGAAAGCAGATTTCATATGCCAAAATGGGATGATAGTAATCCACTGAAGAGTATTCATATCACAATCGGAACTCAAAAATTATTTACAGGGATGTTAAAAGAAGATGCATTGTCTGTAGATCAGCGACTTTATTATTCCGCGTGTATGAACGACCTTGAATCAAATGGGGTTACATTTCGTCAGTTTAAATTAACTACTGAGTACTTAGAGCAGTTAGTAGATGATTATGACCTAGTGATTGACTGTACAGGAAAATCAGGCCCTCTCTTCCCTTTCCCTATTATTAGTGAACTTTCCCCATTTGATATGCCCCAGCGAAAATGCATCACTGGCTACTTTTTAGGGATTAAACCTAATGTACCTTTAGGTGTAAATGTAACTGTACTTCCTGAAACCGGTGAAATGTTTGAAATTCCCGCCGTTACAGAACAAGGCCCTGTCACGATACTATTCATTATGGCTGTGCCAGACAAAGAACTAGATACTTTTAAAGGTGTCAAGGACCATATTGAATTCACTATGCAAATGAAACAATCTGTTCAAAAATTCTTCCCTGAGATATACAGACGAATGAATATAGAGGAATTCGCTTTAACGGATGAGAATGCCTTCCTTCAAGTTGCAATTAATCCGGAAATTCGAAAGCCTTATCTAACCTTTAATGATAAACTCATTGTTGGATGCGGTGACAGTGTTTTTCTTAATGATCCTATCACTGGTCAGGGCTGTAATCTCTCATCTTATTGTGCAGAGCAGTTATATGAAACCCTGATTGATTATAAACATGACAAATGGGATGAAAACCTAGGTGAAACATATTGGGATCGAACAAAAGAATATGTAAAAGAAGTCACTGAATGGACAAACGCAATGACACAGCCCCTTCCACAGCATGTCGTTCAATTATTAATGAATGGTGCAAAGAATCAGGAACAAGCTGATCGTATAGCGGAGTGGTTTGCTGATCCAAAATCAGCTCATGAAGCCTTTTTCCAAAAACAAGGATCTAATTAAACACAAAAAAGCACCCTGTGAAGGTGCTTTCAGAACGTAGACAAACCCCATCTCAAATTGATTTGAGATGGGGTTTGTTCATTTTTTCTAGGTTTTCCAAAGGAATTCTAGCTTAACTTACACTGGACATGGACCTCGCCATGTCCAGTTTGCCAGTTTTTTAAGATTCATGGCAGCGAAAGTAAGCATCGCGTGCGCGGAAACTTTTTTAAGCCCTCTCAGCTTCGTCCAACGCATACCATGCTTTTCTTTTGCATCAGCGAAGACACGTTCAATCGTTTCTTTTCGCTGTGCATATATTTTTTTATTCTCCTCCGTATGACGAAGGT
This genomic interval carries:
- a CDS encoding serine hydrolase; amino-acid sequence: MLKLIENDLLHLISSGKGVYGVSIYHFETEEEFSHNQNEEFYAASIIKLPIMSAVFAQVAEGKRSLSDKIQIRSEDIVSGDGILKNLSPGMEWTIHDLVVLMIIESDNTATNLLIDLIGVENIQLYMTIWGFKTTQFRHKLQIKPSRKHNESNLITAKEINNFLRNIAMGNIVSMSVCSKMVDIMKQQKMNGLLPSLLPENDGVIGTIPIWEMAHKTGYVPGVEHNAGLFYLPGQTFAITALGKNVPNRDEPKRIMGELGLLLYERSIVLSKVYK
- a CDS encoding styrene monooxygenase/indole monooxygenase family protein codes for the protein MKKQICIVGSGTSGLQLAYALKEDFVVTVIHASSAEKIRSGRVMSTQVHFGTTRARESRFHMPKWDDSNPLKSIHITIGTQKLFTGMLKEDALSVDQRLYYSACMNDLESNGVTFRQFKLTTEYLEQLVDDYDLVIDCTGKSGPLFPFPIISELSPFDMPQRKCITGYFLGIKPNVPLGVNVTVLPETGEMFEIPAVTEQGPVTILFIMAVPDKELDTFKGVKDHIEFTMQMKQSVQKFFPEIYRRMNIEEFALTDENAFLQVAINPEIRKPYLTFNDKLIVGCGDSVFLNDPITGQGCNLSSYCAEQLYETLIDYKHDKWDENLGETYWDRTKEYVKEVTEWTNAMTQPLPQHVVQLLMNGAKNQEQADRIAEWFADPKSAHEAFFQKQGSN